One window of Nostoc sp. C052 genomic DNA carries:
- the nifN gene encoding nitrogenase iron-molybdenum cofactor biosynthesis protein NifN, giving the protein MSDERIRQIAFYGKGGIGKSTTSQNTLAAMAEVGKRILIVGCDPKADSTRLILHCKAQTTVLHLAAERGAVEDIELEEVVITGFRDIRCVESGGPEPGVGCAGRGIITAINFLEENGAYSDVDFVSYDVLGDDDMGRFVKEIRHRHPELDYLPIVLVSTPDFKGTLQDGFAGAVESIVREIPQKSSKQDASPTQITILASSAFTPGDVQEIKEIVTSFGLIPIVVPDLSSSLDGHIEDSSSAITANGTNTAQLRSIGSSVFTLALGDSMRGAAQILEQRFNIPYEVFSELTGLVAVDKFLKALADISGVSVPQKYRRQRRQLQYMMLENHFYFGCKRVSLALEPDLLWSTVAFLRSLGVEIHSAVTTTRFPLLEKLPIKSVTIGDLEDFEQLAIGSDLLITNSHGVAIAQRLKIPLYRQGIPIFDRLDHGQFTKVGYRGTIQLLFDIGNLFLEQEIKVKH; this is encoded by the coding sequence ATGTCCGATGAAAGAATTAGACAGATTGCTTTCTACGGTAAAGGTGGTATTGGTAAATCTACTACTTCCCAAAACACCCTTGCTGCGATGGCAGAAGTGGGTAAACGCATCTTGATTGTCGGGTGTGACCCGAAAGCTGACTCTACCCGTTTGATTTTGCACTGTAAAGCTCAAACTACCGTGCTGCATTTAGCTGCTGAACGGGGCGCTGTGGAAGATATTGAACTAGAAGAAGTTGTGATCACTGGTTTCCGCGATATCAGATGCGTAGAATCTGGTGGGCCAGAACCGGGTGTGGGTTGCGCTGGCCGGGGTATCATCACTGCCATTAACTTCCTTGAAGAAAATGGCGCTTACTCAGACGTAGATTTCGTATCCTACGACGTATTGGGCGACGATGATATGGGACGCTTTGTCAAGGAGATTCGCCACCGTCACCCAGAACTGGATTATTTACCAATTGTGCTTGTCTCTACACCAGATTTCAAAGGTACATTACAGGATGGCTTTGCTGGTGCAGTTGAGAGTATAGTCAGGGAAATTCCCCAAAAAAGCTCCAAGCAAGACGCTTCTCCTACACAAATCACTATTTTGGCGAGTTCTGCCTTCACACCAGGGGATGTACAGGAAATCAAAGAGATTGTTACCTCTTTTGGACTTATACCTATTGTTGTACCTGACCTTTCTAGCTCATTAGATGGTCATATAGAAGATTCTTCTAGTGCCATTACAGCTAATGGCACAAATACAGCACAGTTGCGCTCAATTGGTAGTTCTGTATTCACTTTGGCGCTGGGTGATAGTATGCGGGGTGCAGCGCAAATTTTGGAGCAGAGATTCAATATACCTTATGAGGTATTTAGTGAACTGACGGGACTAGTAGCAGTAGATAAATTCCTAAAAGCATTGGCGGATATCAGTGGCGTCAGCGTACCACAGAAATACCGCCGTCAACGCAGGCAGTTGCAATATATGATGTTGGAAAATCACTTTTACTTTGGTTGCAAGCGAGTTTCTTTGGCGCTGGAACCAGATTTACTTTGGTCAACAGTTGCTTTTTTGCGATCGCTAGGAGTTGAGATTCACTCAGCAGTGACAACAACACGCTTTCCTCTGTTAGAAAAACTGCCGATCAAGAGCGTCACTATCGGCGATTTGGAAGACTTTGAGCAACTGGCGATTGGGTCTGATTTACTCATTACCAACTCTCATGGAGTAGCGATCGCTCAACGCTTAAAAATTCCTCTCTATCGTCAAGGAATTCCCATTTTTGACCGCTTAGATCATGGTCAGTTTACCAAGGTTGGCTATCGAGGTACCATACAACTTTTATTTGATATTGGCAATCTGTTTTTAGAGCAAGAAATAAAGGTTAAGCATTAA
- a CDS encoding substrate-binding domain-containing protein translates to MKQDSDLRNNLKSIRTRLGMSQQDLANIASVTRQTISGVESGLYAPSVAITLRLAKALGCQVEDLFWLERDLPEIEAVLAKPVPNGQQLRVSMARVGGQWIAYPLIGKDAFRQDMIPADGESTSVAGTNKVRVRLLDDNLETLHNTVVIAGCAPVISLWARATERWHPQLRVQYNFANSMAALHSLCTGEAHIAGMHLYDPETGEYNTPFVRDVLAGREAVLITLGVWEEGLLLKSGNPMGIRTVTDLVAGGATIVNREIGSGSRMLLEQTLQKEQIPFDTVQGFDNVLKSHQDVAQAVVQGSADAGMSTASVATAFGLGFIPLHQSRYDLVILKEYLEEAPVQQLLSTLGHRMVHSQFEILGGYDISKIGEVVATV, encoded by the coding sequence ATGAAGCAGGATAGTGACCTCCGTAATAACTTGAAGTCCATTAGAACTCGCTTAGGCATGAGCCAACAAGATTTGGCTAACATCGCTAGTGTGACTCGTCAGACTATTAGTGGTGTAGAGTCGGGACTATATGCTCCCTCAGTAGCCATAACACTTCGCTTGGCCAAAGCGCTTGGCTGTCAAGTTGAGGATCTATTCTGGTTAGAGCGGGATTTACCTGAAATTGAAGCCGTTCTTGCCAAACCTGTTCCTAATGGTCAGCAGCTACGAGTTAGCATGGCTCGTGTGGGAGGACAATGGATAGCTTACCCCTTGATTGGCAAGGATGCTTTTCGCCAAGATATGATTCCGGCTGATGGTGAAAGCACAAGTGTTGCAGGTACAAATAAAGTTCGAGTCAGGTTACTAGACGATAATCTCGAAACACTTCACAACACCGTTGTGATTGCTGGTTGTGCCCCTGTGATTTCACTATGGGCAAGAGCCACCGAACGCTGGCATCCTCAACTGCGAGTCCAATATAACTTCGCCAATAGCATGGCTGCATTGCACAGTCTATGCACAGGTGAGGCGCACATCGCTGGGATGCATCTGTACGATCCTGAGACTGGTGAGTATAATACTCCCTTTGTTCGAGATGTTCTGGCTGGGAGGGAAGCAGTTTTAATTACCCTTGGTGTCTGGGAGGAGGGACTTTTGTTAAAGTCTGGCAATCCAATGGGAATTAGAACAGTTACTGACTTAGTTGCTGGGGGAGCGACTATTGTTAACCGCGAAATAGGTTCTGGTAGTCGGATGCTTTTGGAACAAACACTCCAAAAGGAGCAGATACCGTTCGATACCGTTCAGGGCTTTGATAATGTACTCAAAAGTCACCAAGATGTTGCCCAAGCTGTAGTCCAAGGATCTGCCGATGCTGGTATGAGTACGGCATCTGTAGCTACCGCCTTTGGGCTGGGATTTATCCCTTTACATCAGTCACGATATGATTTGGTGATTCTCAAGGAATATCTGGAAGAAGCACCAGTACAGCAGTTGCTCAGTACTTTGGGACATCGGATGGTTCACTCCCAATTTGAAATTCTCGGTGGTTACGATATCAGCAAAATCGGGGAAGTTGTAGCGACTGTTTAG
- the gyrA gene encoding DNA topoisomerase (ATP-hydrolyzing) subunit A, with protein MTTSQERIIPTDLRNEMSQSYLEYAMSVIVGRALPDARDGLKPVHRRILYAMHELGLLHDRPFKKCARVVGEVLGKYHPHGDTAVYDALVRMAQDFSMRSPLVNGHGNFGSVDNDPPAAMRYTECRLQALTSAGLLHDIELETVDFADNFDGSQQEPTVLPARIPQLLLNGSSGIAVGMATNIPPHNLGELIDALVAVIHNPEITDLELMQYVHGPDFPTGAQILGTSAIREAYTTGRGSITMRGVANIETVEQRGRPDREAIIITELPYQTNKAALIEKIAEMVNEKRLEGIADIRDESDRDGMRIVIELKRDAYPRVVLNNLYKQTPLQANFGANMLALVNSEPQVLTLKQFLTVFLDFRIESIARRTRYELRKAEERDHLLQGLLIALAQLDPIIVLIRHAPDAPTAKGELITNYGLSEVQADAILQMQLRRLTALEADKIRLEHDELQAKITDLQDILARRERVLEIIETEVGQLKTSFATPRRTVILPGEGELDDRDLIANEKAIILVTEQGYIKRMPVNTFEAQSRATRGKAAAKVKDDDTIEHFLTCCDHDSILFFSERGVVYCLRAYQIPASSRTSRGTPIVQMLPIPKEEKITSIVPVDEFSNEEYLVMLTKGGNIKKTELAAFSHIRANGLIAISLEEGDQLRWVRRARVEDSVIIGSRNGMAINFRCNHEQLRPLSRATRGVKAMKLKNKDELVGMDILPAAILETLDVTEAETEDIETIETEDIEITETNEESAEVPSSGVVGPWVLVITMGGYGKRVPVAQFRLQNRAGQGLMATKFKNRKTKDKLATLRIVNNDDDEIMMVTNRGIIIRQAVNAISIQSRSATGVRVQRLDEDDAITGVAIVPPDAGDAEEAE; from the coding sequence ATGACAACCTCACAGGAGAGGATTATCCCGACGGACTTGCGAAACGAAATGTCGCAGTCTTATCTGGAATACGCCATGAGCGTGATAGTGGGTCGGGCGCTGCCAGATGCCAGGGATGGTCTAAAACCTGTGCATCGTCGCATTCTCTACGCAATGCACGAGCTAGGTCTGCTCCACGATCGCCCCTTTAAGAAATGCGCCCGTGTGGTAGGGGAAGTATTAGGTAAATATCATCCCCACGGCGACACGGCAGTATATGATGCCTTGGTGCGGATGGCACAGGATTTTTCTATGCGATCGCCCCTAGTTAACGGGCATGGTAACTTTGGTTCTGTAGATAACGATCCGCCAGCCGCCATGCGGTACACAGAATGCCGCTTGCAAGCTTTAACTAGTGCTGGTCTACTCCACGACATCGAATTAGAAACTGTAGACTTTGCCGATAACTTCGACGGTTCCCAACAAGAACCGACAGTTTTACCAGCACGGATTCCCCAGTTATTGCTCAACGGTTCCTCTGGGATTGCCGTGGGTATGGCCACCAACATTCCCCCCCACAACTTGGGCGAATTGATTGATGCCTTGGTAGCTGTAATCCACAATCCAGAAATCACCGATCTCGAATTAATGCAGTATGTCCACGGCCCAGATTTTCCAACTGGGGCGCAGATTTTGGGGACATCTGCCATTCGTGAAGCTTACACCACTGGGCGTGGTTCTATTACCATGCGTGGTGTCGCTAACATTGAAACCGTTGAACAACGGGGACGCCCAGATAGAGAAGCAATTATCATTACCGAATTGCCCTATCAAACCAATAAAGCGGCGCTGATTGAAAAAATCGCCGAAATGGTGAACGAAAAGCGGCTAGAGGGCATCGCAGATATAAGGGATGAAAGCGATCGCGATGGGATGCGAATTGTCATCGAACTCAAGCGTGATGCTTATCCCCGCGTCGTTCTGAACAACCTCTACAAGCAAACGCCACTGCAAGCCAACTTCGGCGCAAATATGCTGGCGTTGGTGAATAGCGAACCTCAAGTACTTACCCTTAAGCAGTTTTTAACCGTCTTTTTGGATTTCCGCATCGAATCCATTGCTAGACGCACCCGTTACGAACTGCGAAAAGCCGAGGAACGCGACCATCTCCTGCAAGGGTTATTAATTGCCCTGGCTCAGTTAGATCCAATTATTGTCTTGATTCGTCATGCGCCCGATGCGCCCACAGCTAAAGGTGAATTAATCACAAATTACGGACTTTCAGAAGTGCAAGCAGATGCGATTTTGCAAATGCAATTGCGGCGCTTGACTGCCTTAGAAGCAGACAAAATCCGTCTGGAACACGATGAATTGCAAGCGAAGATTACCGACTTGCAGGATATTTTGGCCCGGCGCGAGAGAGTGCTAGAAATCATTGAAACTGAAGTTGGGCAACTCAAAACTAGCTTTGCCACACCCCGGCGCACGGTGATTTTACCAGGGGAAGGCGAATTAGACGATCGCGACCTCATTGCCAATGAAAAAGCGATCATTTTGGTGACAGAGCAAGGCTACATCAAACGGATGCCAGTGAACACCTTTGAGGCCCAAAGCCGTGCTACCAGAGGTAAAGCCGCAGCCAAGGTCAAAGATGATGATACCATTGAGCATTTCTTAACTTGCTGCGATCACGACAGTATTTTATTCTTTAGTGAGCGTGGTGTCGTTTACTGCTTAAGAGCTTATCAAATTCCAGCGAGTTCGCGTACCAGTCGCGGGACACCAATCGTCCAAATGCTACCGATTCCCAAAGAGGAAAAAATTACCTCAATTGTACCGGTTGACGAGTTTAGCAACGAAGAATACTTGGTCATGCTTACCAAGGGTGGCAATATCAAGAAAACCGAATTGGCAGCCTTTAGTCATATTCGCGCCAATGGTTTGATTGCCATTTCCTTAGAAGAAGGCGACCAATTGCGCTGGGTGCGGCGTGCGAGAGTCGAGGATAGTGTAATCATTGGTTCTCGTAATGGAATGGCGATTAACTTCCGGTGCAACCACGAACAATTGCGTCCTTTAAGTAGAGCGACTCGTGGGGTAAAAGCCATGAAACTCAAAAATAAAGATGAACTGGTGGGTATGGATATTCTGCCCGCAGCAATTCTTGAAACTTTGGATGTTACAGAAGCCGAAACTGAAGATATCGAAACAATCGAAACAGAAGATATCGAAATTACCGAAACTAATGAAGAGTCCGCAGAAGTGCCTAGCAGTGGCGTTGTTGGGCCTTGGGTGTTGGTAATTACAATGGGAGGATATGGTAAGCGCGTACCAGTTGCCCAGTTCCGACTACAAAATCGTGCTGGTCAGGGTTTAATGGCAACCAAGTTCAAAAACCGCAAAACCAAAGATAAGTTGGCAACCCTACGCATTGTCAACAATGATGATGATGAAATCATGATGGTGACAAATCGCGGTATTATCATCCGGCAAGCGGTGAATGCGATTTCTATCCAATCGCGATCGGCTACTGGGGTAAGAGTGCAACGTTTAGATGAAGATGACGCCATTACCGGAGTGGCAATAGTTCCACCTGATGCTGGCGATGCAGAAGAAGCAGAGTAA
- the lnt gene encoding apolipoprotein N-acyltransferase — translation MQKKQSKKQGERLTTLLPYLIAFASGILMGLTVAPVGAWFLAWIAIVPLWVLVVTSAKGKNQFPPAFLWGIGFHGVALFWITGIHPMTWLGVPWLPSLLITLFCWGFISLLGGVFVAIWAAVMVRLNGQKPLLRILIGTAVWCGLESLWSAGPLWWSSLAYTQSPHNLVIVHLGQLSGPNTVTAAIVAVNGLIAEGWMNRLSFGTLREREASRREDAKDAKIFSASSAPWWFVNKYWVSATGLLITLHIIGFILYSRPIAQPPEAALKVGIVQGNIPNRLLRSSEGFRRAQENYTNGYLTLANQGVDAVLTPEGALPIFQRDLLGTALVAAVKEKGVVAWIGAFGERGDSYTISLFTFNSKGEIVSRYDKAKLVPLGEYIPFEGILGGLVQRLSPLDAHQVAGSANQLFDTPFGRAIASICYESAFPEQFRRQAAAGGQFILSSSNDAHYTASMPFQHHAQDIMRAIESDRWSARATNTGYSAFVDPHGRTLWMSGYNTYETHAETIYRRQTQTLYVRWGDWLTPLLFISSGGAWLVIRGINKFSNFGKP, via the coding sequence ATGCAGAAGAAGCAGAGTAAAAAGCAGGGAGAGAGGTTAACCACCTTACTCCCTTATTTAATTGCATTCGCTAGCGGCATTTTAATGGGGCTAACCGTAGCCCCAGTAGGTGCATGGTTCTTGGCTTGGATTGCCATAGTTCCCTTATGGGTGCTAGTTGTCACTTCAGCCAAAGGTAAAAACCAATTCCCCCCGGCTTTCCTCTGGGGTATTGGTTTTCACGGTGTCGCCCTATTCTGGATTACGGGAATTCATCCCATGACTTGGTTGGGCGTTCCCTGGTTGCCAAGTTTGTTAATCACCCTTTTTTGTTGGGGATTTATCAGCCTCTTGGGTGGGGTATTCGTTGCAATTTGGGCGGCTGTTATGGTTCGCCTAAACGGGCAAAAACCGTTGCTACGTATACTTATTGGTACAGCCGTATGGTGCGGCTTAGAGAGTCTTTGGAGTGCTGGCCCTCTGTGGTGGAGTTCACTTGCTTACACGCAGAGTCCGCATAATCTCGTAATTGTACATCTGGGTCAACTCTCTGGGCCTAATACTGTAACAGCTGCGATCGTTGCTGTTAATGGGTTAATTGCTGAAGGATGGATGAACCGCCTTTCCTTCGGAACGCTTCGCGAACGCGAAGCGTCTCGTAGAGAAGACGCCAAGGACGCCAAGATTTTCTCTGCGTCCTCTGCGCCTTGGTGGTTCGTTAATAAATACTGGGTTAGCGCCACAGGGCTATTAATTACTTTACACATCATCGGTTTTATCTTATATAGCCGTCCCATAGCTCAACCCCCAGAAGCAGCGTTGAAAGTGGGGATTGTTCAGGGTAATATTCCAAATCGACTTTTACGAAGTTCCGAAGGGTTTCGTCGCGCCCAAGAAAATTACACCAATGGGTATCTAACTTTAGCAAATCAAGGTGTAGATGCAGTTCTCACCCCAGAAGGAGCCTTACCTATTTTCCAGCGTGACTTACTGGGAACTGCTTTAGTCGCAGCAGTGAAAGAAAAAGGCGTAGTTGCTTGGATTGGGGCTTTTGGCGAACGGGGAGATAGTTATACAATTAGCTTGTTTACTTTCAATAGTAAGGGTGAAATTGTCAGCCGCTATGATAAAGCCAAACTAGTACCTCTGGGAGAATATATTCCCTTTGAAGGAATTTTAGGTGGACTAGTTCAGCGCTTGTCGCCTTTGGATGCACATCAAGTTGCTGGTTCAGCAAATCAGCTATTTGACACTCCTTTTGGTAGGGCGATCGCTAGTATATGTTACGAATCTGCTTTTCCTGAACAATTTCGCCGTCAAGCGGCGGCGGGTGGGCAATTTATCCTCAGTTCTTCTAATGATGCCCATTACACTGCATCGATGCCATTTCAGCATCATGCACAGGATATCATGCGGGCTATTGAAAGCGATCGCTGGTCAGCACGGGCAACTAATACCGGATATTCAGCTTTTGTAGATCCTCATGGTAGAACCTTGTGGATGTCTGGATATAATACCTACGAAACTCATGCTGAAACAATTTATCGGCGACAAACACAGACTTTATATGTGCGTTGGGGTGATTGGTTAACACCATTGTTATTTATCTCCTCTGGAGGAGCTTGGCTAGTAATTCGCGGTATAAATAAATTTAGTAATTTTGGAAAACCTTAG
- a CDS encoding transaldolase — translation MSKNLLEQLREVTVVVADTGDIQAIEKFKPQDATTNPSLITAAAQMPEYQGIVDQTLLQAKKDAGAGATQAQIVSLAFDRLAVAFGLKILQIIPGRVSTEVDARLSYDTEATLTKARELIAQYKAAGIGRDRVLIKIATTWEGIRAAEILEKEGIHCNLTLLFGLHQAIACAEAGVTLISPFVGRILDWYKKDTGRDSYPAAEDPGVLSVTKIYNYYKKFGYKTEVMGASFRNIGEITELAGSDLLTISPSLLSELQATVGELPRKLDPAKVANLEIEKISIDKATYDKLHAADRMATDKLDEGIKGFTKALEDLEKLLADRLVRLEGEVVASH, via the coding sequence ATGTCTAAGAATTTACTGGAACAATTGCGAGAAGTGACTGTTGTGGTTGCAGATACGGGGGATATCCAGGCAATTGAAAAATTCAAACCCCAAGACGCCACCACCAATCCTTCTCTGATTACTGCTGCGGCGCAGATGCCGGAATACCAGGGAATTGTCGATCAAACTTTACTTCAGGCAAAGAAAGATGCTGGAGCCGGAGCCACCCAAGCACAGATCGTTTCTCTAGCTTTTGACCGTTTGGCAGTTGCCTTTGGATTAAAGATTTTACAAATTATTCCCGGTCGCGTGTCTACAGAAGTCGATGCTCGCTTGTCTTACGATACCGAAGCTACACTGACAAAGGCACGGGAATTAATTGCCCAATATAAAGCTGCTGGAATTGGCCGCGATCGCGTTTTGATTAAAATTGCCACTACCTGGGAAGGCATTCGCGCTGCGGAAATTCTTGAAAAAGAAGGTATTCACTGTAACCTTACCTTGTTGTTTGGTCTTCACCAAGCGATCGCCTGTGCCGAAGCTGGCGTTACTTTAATTTCTCCCTTCGTTGGCCGGATTCTTGACTGGTACAAAAAAGATACCGGACGCGATAGCTACCCAGCAGCCGAAGATCCAGGAGTTTTGTCTGTCACCAAAATCTACAACTACTACAAGAAATTTGGCTATAAAACCGAAGTTATGGGAGCAAGCTTCCGTAACATTGGTGAAATTACTGAACTTGCAGGTAGTGACTTGCTGACAATTTCTCCATCGCTTTTGTCTGAATTGCAAGCAACTGTTGGAGAACTACCACGTAAGCTTGACCCTGCTAAGGTAGCAAACTTGGAAATCGAAAAGATATCCATTGATAAAGCTACTTATGACAAATTGCACGCTGCTGACCGCATGGCAACCGACAAACTAGATGAGGGCATCAAAGGTTTCACCAAGGCACTAGAAGACCTTGAGAAACTTTTGGCAGACAGACTGGTTCGCCTTGAAGGAGAGGTAGTCGCAAGTCATTAG